A DNA window from Kitasatospora atroaurantiaca contains the following coding sequences:
- a CDS encoding MBL fold metallo-hydrolase, giving the protein MEIVEVLPELHLLAFEVGHAYLWRDPGALTLIDTGVVGSGPAIAEAVLSLGFAPGGLRRIVLTHCHEDHVGSAAEVAAWSGAEVLAHALDAPVIRGERAAAEPVFTDAPVWERELYENMSRPPAAPPVHVDVELNDGDVLDFGGGARVVAVPGHTDGSVALYLPGPRVLFTGDAVANVGGRTILGVFNTDRKRAIDSFHRLSELDVQTAVFGHGDPLTADAWAVLRAAAASTV; this is encoded by the coding sequence ATGGAGATAGTCGAGGTTCTGCCTGAGTTGCACCTGCTCGCGTTCGAAGTCGGACACGCCTACCTCTGGCGCGACCCGGGGGCGTTGACGCTGATCGACACCGGCGTGGTCGGATCCGGCCCGGCCATCGCGGAGGCGGTGCTCAGTCTTGGGTTCGCGCCGGGTGGCCTGCGGCGGATCGTCCTGACGCACTGTCATGAGGATCACGTCGGATCGGCGGCCGAGGTCGCCGCCTGGTCCGGTGCGGAGGTGCTGGCGCACGCGCTCGACGCGCCCGTTATCCGGGGGGAGCGAGCCGCAGCGGAGCCGGTCTTCACCGACGCCCCCGTGTGGGAGCGCGAACTCTACGAGAACATGTCCCGCCCTCCGGCGGCCCCGCCCGTGCACGTCGACGTCGAGCTCAACGACGGTGACGTGCTCGACTTCGGCGGCGGCGCGCGGGTGGTCGCCGTCCCGGGGCACACGGACGGGAGTGTCGCGCTGTATCTGCCGGGGCCCCGGGTGCTGTTCACCGGTGATGCGGTGGCGAACGTGGGCGGCCGGACCATCCTCGGGGTCTTCAACACCGACCGGAAGCGGGCCATCGACTCGTTCCACCGGCTTTCTGAACTGGACGTCCAGACCGCGGTCTTCGGGCACGGCGACCCGCTCACGGCCGACGCCTGGGCCGTCCTGCGGGCAGCTGCGGCATCGACCGTCTGA
- a CDS encoding dienelactone hydrolase family protein — protein MAGQWQTLGEADGVEAYVHRPEGQVRGAVVVCSELYGVNTYARATCAELAQAGFVALAPDYYWRSARRTELGYTPEERETGLTLMRALDRDELVADAADALAFARSEAGGRGVAFLGLSMGGHIAVRAATELRFELAAVFYPGWLLNSGFPLVGPVPPLENSERIAANGVFLLGFRGEEDHIILAEEWEQAEQRLTDAKVPHELVSYPGARHGFACADRPADYDPEAGADAWRRVHEALAAHL, from the coding sequence AGGCCGACGGCGTGGAGGCGTACGTGCACCGCCCGGAGGGCCAGGTGCGTGGCGCGGTGGTGGTCTGCTCGGAGCTGTACGGGGTGAACACCTACGCCCGGGCCACCTGCGCGGAGTTGGCGCAGGCCGGGTTCGTGGCGCTGGCGCCCGACTACTACTGGCGCAGCGCACGGCGCACCGAGCTCGGCTACACGCCCGAGGAGCGCGAGACGGGCCTGACACTGATGCGTGCGCTGGATCGCGACGAACTGGTCGCGGATGCCGCGGACGCGCTGGCGTTCGCGCGCAGCGAGGCCGGCGGGCGGGGGGTGGCCTTCCTGGGGCTGAGCATGGGCGGGCACATCGCGGTGCGCGCGGCGACCGAGCTGCGCTTCGAGCTGGCTGCGGTCTTCTACCCGGGCTGGCTGCTCAACAGCGGCTTTCCGCTGGTCGGCCCGGTGCCGCCGTTGGAGAACAGCGAGCGGATCGCCGCCAACGGCGTCTTCCTGCTGGGCTTCAGGGGCGAGGAGGACCACATCATTCTCGCCGAGGAGTGGGAGCAGGCCGAGCAGCGCCTCACCGACGCCAAGGTCCCCCACGAACTGGTCAGCTACCCGGGCGCCCGCCACGGCTTCGCCTGCGCCGACCGCCCGGCCGACTACGACCCGGAAGCCGGCGCGGACGCCTGGCGTCGCGTCCACGAGGCTCTGGCGGCCCACCTGTAG